In the Buchnera aphidicola (Periphyllus lyropictus) genome, ATATTTATATTTTTAAAAAATTAACTTTTATAAATTATTTTTATGTTATTAATTTTTTATTTTTTCTTTTTTTTTTAGTTTTTTTTTTTTTTTTTTCATTATTTTCTTTTTTTTATATATATATTTTTTTTTAATTTTGAATTATTAATTTTTTATTTTTTCTTTTATTTTTTTTAAAAATATAATTTTTTGAAAAATAAAAAATGAATTTTTCCATAATTTTTTTGAAAGTGTAATTCTAATTTTTTTTTTATTTTTTTTTAATAAGTTATTTATTTTTATATAAAATTTTTCAATTTTTTCTTTGTTTTTTGAATTATTAATTTTTTCTAATTTTTTATAATATTTATATTGTTTTTTTAAAAATTTTTTATTAAAACAAATTTTTTCTTTGTTTTTTTTAATATTAAATCCATTAATTTTTAAAATATATTTTATTCTTTTTGTGGAATTTTTTAATGTTTTGTAACATTTATTAATATAAATACATTTTTTTAAAAAATGCTTTTTTTTTTTTTTGAGCTATTTTGATGTAAATCTGGATGATATTTCTTTTGTAAAGAATAATATTTTCTAGATAATTTTTTTTTATTAATTTCAAAACTTTTAGGTAATTTAAAATAGGAAAAATAATTCATTAAGTTTTCTCGAATTAAAATTTTAATGATTTTTTTAATGTATTTTTAAAAATATTAAAATATTTATTTTAAAATAAATAAAATTTGTTAAGATTGATTTTTTTTTCTATAATCTTGAATTGCAGCTTTAATTGCACTTTCAGCTAAAACTGAACAATGTATTTTGACTGGAGGTAAGCTAAGTTTTTTTGCGATATTTTTATTTTTTATTTTATTTGCAGAATTAATTGATTTTCCTTTTATCCATTCTGTAATTAAAGAACTAGAAGCAATAGCTGAACCACATCCATATGTTTTAAAACGTACATCTTTAATAATTCCTTTTTTATTTACTTTTATTTGAAGTTTCATAACATCTCCACAAGCTGGAGCTCCTACTAATCCATTTCCTATTTTTTTACTTTTTGAGTTTTTAAATGAACCAACATTTCTAGGATTTTCATAATGATCAATTACTTCTTTACTATATGTCATAAAAATTTCTCCTAATTTAATTATTAATTTATAAAAATATTAAAATTTTTTATTCTTTCCAATTAACTTTATTTAAATCTATTCCTTGTTTAAACATTTCCCATAAAGGTGATAAATTTCTTAATTTTTTTACAGATTTTTTAATTAGTTTAATAGTAAAATTAATTTCTTTTATAGATGTAAATTTTCCTATAGAAAATCTTATAGAACTATGTGCTAATTCATCTTTTAATCCTAATGCTTTTAAAACATATGATGGTTCTAAACTTTCTGAAGTGCATGCCGATCCAGAAGAAATTCCAATATTTTTTAAAGACATAATTAAAGATTCTCCTTCAATGTAATTAAAACTTATATTTAAAATATGAGGAACTCCTATTTTTAAATTTAAATTACTATTTAAAGAAATTTCTTTAATTTTAGAAAGGCCTTTCCATAAAGTATTTCTTAATTTTTTTATTTTTAAGAAATCTTTTTTTTTATTTTTTCTTGCAATTTTACATGCTTCACTCATTCCTATAATTTGATGTACAGGTAATGTTCCAGATCTCATTCCTCTTTCATGACCACCTCCATGAATTTGAGGATTTAATCGTATTCTTGGTTTTCTTTTTACGTATAATACTCCAATGCCTTTTGGACCATATATTTTATGAGCAGAAAAAGATAATAAATCTACTTTTAATTTTTTTATATTGACAGATATTTTACCTACACTTTGTGTTGCATCTACATGAAAAAAAATATTTTTTGAAATACAAACTTTAGATATTTTTTTTATATCTTGTATTACTCCTATTTCATTATTTACATGCATAATAGAAATTAAAATAGTTTTTTTAGTAATTTTTTTTTTTAATTCTTCTATATCTATTAATCCATTTTTTTTTGGTGTTAAATATGTTACTTTAAAATTTTTAGTTTCTAAATATCTACATGTATCTAATACTGATTTGTGTTCGGTTTTACAAGTTATTATATGATTTCCTTTTTTTTTATAAAATGAAGTAATTCCTTTTATTGCTAAATTATTTGATTCTGTTGCTCCAGAAGTAAATATAATTTCTCTTGGATCAGCATGAATTAATTTTGAAATTTCATATCTAGAAGTATTAACAGCTTCTTCAGCTGACCATCCAAATTGATGTGATCGAGAGGAAGAATTTCCAAATATTCCTTTTATAGTAAAATAATTCCTCATTTTTTTTTCAACTAATGGATCTAATGGAGTTGTAGATGCATAATCTAAATAAATAGGAAGTTTCATTTTTTTAACTCTTAATTAAATTTTGATAAAATAAATTTTTTATATTTTTTTTTAAAAAATTTTTAGATGTATATAATAAATTTTTTTTATTAAAAAAACGAAATTAATTATACTAAATATTATTATACATTATAGTATAATAAATTATTAAATTTTGTTTTTTTTTACTAAAAAATTTAAAAAAAATTAATTTTCATTAACTTGATTTTTTATTAAAATTATATTATATAAATTAGTTATAATAACTATTTAAATAAGGGTGTAGTTCAATTTGGTAGAGCATCGGTCTCCAAAACCGACTGTTGGGGGTTCAATTCCCTCCACCCTTGTAATTTTTTTTAATAAATTTTTTAACATTTATTATTAATAAAATAATATTTAATATTTTTTTAATTAAAAATTTTTATAAAATTTTATTAAAAAATTTTTTATGGATACAAAATATGCCAGAATATCGTTCTAGAAAAACTACTCATGGAAGAAATATGGCTGGAGCAAGAGCTTTATGGAGAGCTACTGGAATGACAGATCAGGATTTTGGAAAACCTATTATTGCTGTAGTAAATTCTTTTACAGAGTTTGTTCCTGGACAT is a window encoding:
- a CDS encoding IscS subfamily cysteine desulfurase, whose amino-acid sequence is MKLPIYLDYASTTPLDPLVEKKMRNYFTIKGIFGNSSSRSHQFGWSAEEAVNTSRYEISKLIHADPREIIFTSGATESNNLAIKGITSFYKKKGNHIITCKTEHKSVLDTCRYLETKNFKVTYLTPKKNGLIDIEELKKKITKKTILISIMHVNNEIGVIQDIKKISKVCISKNIFFHVDATQSVGKISVNIKKLKVDLLSFSAHKIYGPKGIGVLYVKRKPRIRLNPQIHGGGHERGMRSGTLPVHQIIGMSEACKIARKNKKKDFLKIKKLRNTLWKGLSKIKEISLNSNLNLKIGVPHILNISFNYIEGESLIMSLKNIGISSGSACTSESLEPSYVLKALGLKDELAHSSIRFSIGKFTSIKEINFTIKLIKKSVKKLRNLSPLWEMFKQGIDLNKVNWKE
- the iscU gene encoding Fe-S cluster assembly scaffold IscU, with the translated sequence MTYSKEVIDHYENPRNVGSFKNSKSKKIGNGLVGAPACGDVMKLQIKVNKKGIIKDVRFKTYGCGSAIASSSLITEWIKGKSINSANKIKNKNIAKKLSLPPVKIHCSVLAESAIKAAIQDYRKKNQS